In Naumovozyma dairenensis CBS 421 chromosome 2, complete genome, the following are encoded in one genomic region:
- the SEC59 gene encoding dolichol kinase (similar to Saccharomyces cerevisiae SEC59 (YMR013C); ancestral locus Anc_2.560) codes for MAATISQQETVQDQSELDKHAKNSMQLSPDVSPPNETKSSTSYFSSKKFIQLAITFSTLYLAYTKHKDTKDELDCVTIFKDASRVIVILLANIFMNYANNVNKIAISNGAVDNNVKTNLLPPFDVCYLVYLPFMVSFLFCPSLAIFNTTLTLNVLDVNIFKKLTFQVCFIIFDQVMSSSSTKDDIDKLPLIGIAVNYTISELLMKIGEKKSLDLIDSNLFSIILTNILIMLPIQNDNMDYLPLIILRNTLYAFIIIVSFNWMVSTLLIKLKFNQKSLHITLLINFIIALPLTINVLVEIPSSSEKSSLSPSIWLFDFINSSSIRKTILILWLSFLLVLIPNIIFFKSNFSLNTSRKIWHFLIFLLLIKPFQMDPFFIKIALSGTIVLFLSIEYLRFINLHPIGPILNEHLKTFTDYRDNKGPLIISYIYLIIGISIPLLVNNSPIGLISLGIGDSMASIIGGKFGHFKWPGSKKTLEGTMAFILTTSFTCYCLKTYFQGFYFNQISMINLFYVCTLSGILEGNSQLNDNILIPTFMMIIEELLSN; via the coding sequence ATGGCTGCCACAATTAGCCAGCAGGAGACAGTACAAGATCAATCCGAACTTGATAAGCATGCAAAGAACTCTATGCAATTATCACCAGATGTATCACCACCAAATGAAACGAAAAGTTCCACAAGTTACTTctcttcaaaaaaatttatccAACTAGCAATTACTTTTTCAACATTATATCTTGCATACACAAAACATAAGGACACTAAGGATGAACTTGATTGCGTGACTATTTTCAAAGATGCTTCTAGAGTTATCGTAATCCTTTTAGCAAACATTTTTATGAATTATGCTAACAATGTAAACAAAATAGCAATTTCTAACGGTGCAGTCGATAACAATGTTAAAACAAATCTGCTTCCTCCTTTTGATGTATGTTATCTAGTCTATTTACCATTCATGGtgtcatttttattttgtcCTTCATTAGCTATTTTCAATACTACATTGACTCTGAATGTTTTAGATGTAAACAtcttcaagaaattgacATTCCAAGTTtgttttatcatttttgaTCAAGTAatgtcttcttcttccacaAAAGATGATATAGATAAATTGCCATTAATTGGAATTGCTGTCAATTATACGATATCCGAACTACTGATGAAAATTGGAGAGAAGAAAAGTCtagatttaattgattctAATTTGTTTAGTATCATTCtaacaaatattttaataatgCTCCCAATccaaaatgataatatggATTATTTACCCTTGATAATTTTGAGAAATACCCTATACGCATTCATTATAATagtttctttcaattggaTGGTATCCACACTTCTGATCAAGTTAAAATTCAATCAAAAGTCCCTACATATAACCTTGttaatcaattttattatagCCTTACCATTGACAATTAATGTCTTAGTTGAAATTCCTTCATCTTCAGAAAAATCATCGCTGTCTCCAAGTATATGGTTATTcgatttcattaattcatcatcgaTAAGAAAAACTATATTGATACTCTGGTTATCGTTCCTTCTAGTCCTAATACcgaatataatttttttcaaatcaaatttCTCATTAAATACATCAAGGAAAATTTGGCActtcttaatttttttattattaattaaaccTTTCCAAATGGATCCattctttattaaaattgCCCTATCAGGAACTATAGTCCTATTCTTATccattgaatatttaagaTTCATTAACTTACACCCTATAGGTCCAATATTGAATGaacatttgaaaactttcACTGATTATAGAGATAACAAAGGTcctttaataatatcttatATTTACTTAATTATTGGAATTTCAATACCTTTATTGGTTAATAATTCCCCTATTGGTTTGATAAGTCTGGGTATTGGTGATTCAATGGCTTCCATCATTGGTGGCAAATTTGGTCATTTTAAATGGCCAGGATCTAAAAAGACTCTGGAAGGTACAATGGCATTCATATTGACTACATCATTCACTTGCTATTGCTTAAAAACTTATTTCCAAGGGTTTTATTTCAACCAGATTTCAATGATTAATCTGTTCTATGTCTGTACATTATCAGGCATATTAGAAGGCAATAGtcaattaaatgataatatattaatacCAACTTTCATGATGATTATAGAAGAACTATTAtccaattaa